The following proteins are co-located in the bacterium genome:
- a CDS encoding DUF1967 domain-containing protein: MGLDITLREMGAVEGDLVKIGDLE, translated from the coding sequence ATGGGCCTTGATATAACTTTACGAGAGATGGGTGCGGTGGAAGGAGATTTGGTAAAAATAGGAGATCTGGAG
- the obgE gene encoding GTPase ObgE, with amino-acid sequence MFVDQIKIKVCAGKGGNGCVSFHHEKYKPLGGPDGGNGGKGGDVTIKGNFNLKTLRDIQDKRYYQAGKGEQGYGNNSSGHNGKNLLIEVPLGTQIYDLLTQELIEDITEDQEEVVVAYGGKGGKGNAKYATSSRQTPKFAQKGEPGEAKDLKLVLKLIAEVGILGYPNVGKSTLLSKLTKAKPKIGEYPFTTLTPNLGVVNPEEEISFTVADLPGIIEGASEGVGLGDQFLRHIERTKILVHLVDVTDLEVVKKYHILNQELKTYNQELIKKPQLLVGNKIDLLNQEEIKEVKKIFSNLKKEIIFISALNQKNIKILIKKIGQTLNKIPTLPKETIPRLRVKEYKLKPAFQIHKEDRCFIIESEKLQRIIKEVNFEDLSVISYWHHLVEKMGIDKVLREMGAMEGDLVKIGDLEFEYYP; translated from the coding sequence ATGTTTGTTGACCAGATTAAAATAAAGGTGTGTGCTGGCAAAGGTGGAAATGGTTGTGTCAGTTTCCATCATGAGAAGTATAAACCTTTAGGGGGACCAGACGGAGGCAATGGAGGCAAGGGTGGCGATGTAACCATCAAGGGAAATTTTAACTTAAAGACTTTACGGGACATTCAAGATAAGAGGTATTACCAAGCAGGAAAGGGAGAGCAAGGTTACGGAAATAATAGCTCTGGCCATAACGGGAAGAACCTTTTGATCGAAGTTCCTTTGGGAACACAAATTTACGATTTACTTACTCAAGAATTAATTGAGGATATTACAGAAGATCAGGAAGAAGTAGTAGTCGCTTATGGAGGTAAAGGAGGCAAGGGGAATGCTAAGTATGCCACCAGCTCCAGACAAACTCCTAAATTTGCTCAAAAGGGAGAGCCAGGGGAAGCTAAAGATTTAAAATTAGTCTTAAAGCTTATTGCCGAAGTAGGTATTCTTGGTTATCCTAATGTAGGAAAATCGACTTTACTTTCTAAGTTGACTAAGGCTAAACCAAAGATTGGAGAATATCCTTTTACTACTTTAACCCCTAATTTAGGAGTAGTCAACCCAGAAGAAGAAATTTCTTTTACCGTGGCTGATTTGCCAGGAATTATAGAAGGAGCTTCGGAAGGTGTTGGCTTAGGAGATCAATTTCTTCGCCATATAGAACGGACAAAGATATTAGTTCACCTTGTAGATGTTACCGACTTAGAAGTAGTCAAAAAATACCACATTTTAAATCAAGAGCTAAAAACTTATAACCAAGAACTAATTAAAAAACCCCAACTTTTAGTGGGAAATAAGATTGATCTTCTTAATCAAGAAGAGATCAAAGAAGTTAAGAAAATATTTAGTAATTTAAAAAAAGAGATTATCTTCATTTCTGCCCTAAACCAAAAGAATATTAAAATTTTAATTAAAAAGATTGGCCAAACATTAAATAAAATTCCTACTTTGCCTAAAGAGACCATCCCCAGATTAAGAGTTAAAGAATATAAATTAAAACCAGCTTTTCAAATTCACAAGGAAGATAGATGTTTTATTATTGAAAGCGAAAAACTTCAAAGAATTATCAAAGAAGTAAATTTCGAAGATCTTTCAGTAATTTCATACTGGCACCATCTGGTAGAAAAGATGGGTATTGATAAAGTTTTACGAGAGATGGGTGCGATGGAAGGAGATTTGGTAAAAATAGGAGATCTGGAGTTTGAGTACTATCCATAG
- the rpmA gene encoding 50S ribosomal protein L27, with amino-acid sequence MAHKKGMGSSRNGRDSAGKRLGVKRTHNQYVTGGSILVRQRGTKFFPGINVGRGSDDTLYAKVSGHVCFKTNNRGKKEINIVVS; translated from the coding sequence ATGGCTCATAAAAAAGGGATGGGAAGTTCTCGCAATGGAAGAGATAGTGCGGGAAAGAGATTAGGTGTAAAAAGGACTCATAATCAGTATGTCACTGGAGGTTCTATCTTGGTTAGACAAAGAGGGACTAAATTTTTTCCAGGAATTAATGTGGGCAGAGGAAGCGATGACACTCTTTATGCTAAAGTAAGTGGACATGTTTGTTTTAAAACCAATAATCGAGGTAAAAAAGAGATTAATATTGTTGTCTCCTGA
- a CDS encoding ribosomal-processing cysteine protease Prp, with protein sequence MIQIKVDRDQKGKIIAFSGNGHAFYDQPGRDIVCSAVSTLFHHTILALGKYLNINLLIKKDQEQGILTIKIGDLAPELREKADLLLETLYLSLVEIKKQYQEHLEIVNS encoded by the coding sequence ATGATCCAGATAAAGGTTGATAGAGATCAAAAGGGGAAGATTATTGCTTTTTCTGGTAATGGTCATGCTTTTTATGATCAACCAGGAAGAGATATTGTTTGTTCTGCAGTCTCAACCTTATTTCACCATACCATTTTAGCTTTAGGTAAGTATTTAAATATCAACTTACTAATTAAAAAAGATCAAGAACAAGGAATCTTAACCATAAAGATAGGAGATTTAGCTCCAGAACTTAGAGAAAAAGCAGATCTTTTATTAGAAACCTTGTACTTAAGTCTGGTAGAGATAAAGAAACAATATCAAGAACATTTAGAGATAGTGAATAGTTAG
- the rplU gene encoding 50S ribosomal protein L21: MYAIVETGGKQYQVSEGVKVRVDHLKTPIGNLIEIKEVKMVQNEESILIGEVLKNAKVEALVLNHPKGKKIIAFKYKRRKDYRRKVGHRQLYTELLVKKITY; this comes from the coding sequence TTGTACGCCATCGTAGAAACAGGAGGAAAGCAATATCAAGTCAGTGAAGGTGTTAAGGTCAGAGTTGACCACTTAAAGACTCCTATTGGCAATCTAATAGAGATTAAAGAAGTAAAGATGGTTCAGAACGAGGAGTCAATATTAATAGGCGAGGTTTTAAAAAATGCCAAAGTAGAAGCTTTGGTCTTAAATCATCCTAAGGGGAAAAAAATAATCGCCTTCAAATACAAAAGAAGAAAAGATTATCGAAGAAAAGTAGGGCACCGGCAGTTATATACAGAGCTTTTAGTCAAGAAAATAACCTACTAA